A genome region from Pelodiscus sinensis isolate JC-2024 chromosome 27, ASM4963464v1, whole genome shotgun sequence includes the following:
- the LOC102444076 gene encoding gastricsin-like isoform X2 produces the protein MKWLILALVCLHLSEGMLRVPLKRFKSMREVMKEKGVLKDYLKNHKYDPASKYFTNFAVAYEPLDNYMDMSYYGEISIGTPPQNFLVLFDTGSSNLWVPSVYCQSQSCTSHTMFNPNASSTYTSNGQTFSLQYGSGSLTGIFGFDTVTIEGISITNQEFGLSETEPGTNFLYSQFDGILGLGFPAISAGGATTVMQGLMQENLISAPLFSFYLSGQEGTQDGGELVFGGTDSNLYTGQIVWTPVTQDAYWQIGIQGFSVNGQSTGWCSSGCQGIVDTGTSLLTAPQAIFSQLMQDIGAQQNSYGEYEVSCSSISSMPTISFTISGTSFPLSPSAYVLQSNSSQCEVGISPTYLPSQNGQPLWILGDVFLRSYYSVYDIGSNQLGFAPAA, from the exons ATGAAGTGGCTGATCCTCGCCTTGGTGTGTCTCCACCTCTCAGAGGGGATGTTGAG AGTCCCCCTGAAGAGATTCAAATCCATGCGGGAGGTGATGAAGGAGAAAGGTGTACTCAAGGACTATCTGAAGAACCACAAGTATGACCCAGCCAGCAAGTACTTCACCAACTTTGCTGTTGCCTATGAACCCCTGGATAACTACATGGAT ATGTCCTACTATGGGGAGATCAGCATTGGAACCCCGCCGCAGAACTTCCTGGTTCTTTTCGACACCGGCTCCTCCAACCTGTGGGTGCCATCTGTGTACTGCCAGAGCCAGTCCTGCA CCTCCCACACGATGTTCAACCCCAACGCTTCCTCCACTTACACTTCCAATGGACAGACCTTCTCTCTGCAGTACGGGAGCGGCAGCCTCACGGGGATCTTTGGCTTCGACACTGTGACC ATCGAAGGCATTTCCATCACCAACCAGGAGTTTGGCCTGAGCGAGACCGAGCCTGGCACCAACTTCCTCTACTCTCAGTTTGACGGGATCCTGGGGCTGGGCTTCCCTGCCATTTCTGCCGGCGGCGCCACCACCGTCATGCAAGGCCTCATGCAGGAGAACCTGATCAGCGCCCCGCTCTTCAGCTTCTACCTGAGCGG GCAAGAGGGCACTCAAGATGGTGGTGAGCTTGTCTTCGGAGGGACTGACTCCAATCTGTACACTGGTCAGATTGTCTGGACGCCCGTCACCCAGGACGCTTACTGGCAAATTGGAATTCAAGG GTTCTCGGTTAATGGAcagtccaccggctggtgcagcaGCGGCTGCCAGGGGATTGTGGACACCGGAACGTCCCTGCTCACTGCCCCACAAGCCATCTTCTCTCAGCTGATGCAGGACATAGGTGCTCAGCAGAACAGCTATGGTGAG TACGAGGTGAGCTGCAGCAGCATTAGCAGCATGCCAACCATCTCCTTCACTATCAGTGGCACGAGCTTCCCGCTGAGCCCATCTGCCTACGTGCTCCAG AGCAACAGCAGCCAGTGTGAAGTGGGCATTTCACCCACTTATCTGCCCTCCCAGAACGGGCAGCCCCTCTGGATCCTGGGTGATGTCTTCCTCCGGTCCTATTACTCTGTGTACGACATTGGAAGCAATCAGTTGGGCTTTGCCCCAGCTGCATAA
- the LOC102444076 gene encoding gastricsin-like isoform X1: MEVKQERRGGNEEGRPHCFPSFLCRVPLKRFKSMREVMKEKGVLKDYLKNHKYDPASKYFTNFAVAYEPLDNYMDMSYYGEISIGTPPQNFLVLFDTGSSNLWVPSVYCQSQSCTSHTMFNPNASSTYTSNGQTFSLQYGSGSLTGIFGFDTVTIEGISITNQEFGLSETEPGTNFLYSQFDGILGLGFPAISAGGATTVMQGLMQENLISAPLFSFYLSGQEGTQDGGELVFGGTDSNLYTGQIVWTPVTQDAYWQIGIQGFSVNGQSTGWCSSGCQGIVDTGTSLLTAPQAIFSQLMQDIGAQQNSYGEYEVSCSSISSMPTISFTISGTSFPLSPSAYVLQSNSSQCEVGISPTYLPSQNGQPLWILGDVFLRSYYSVYDIGSNQLGFAPAA, translated from the exons ATGGAAGTGAAgcaggaaaggagagggggaaatgaaGAGGGCAGACCTCATTGCTTTCCTTCCTTTCTGTGCAGAGTCCCCCTGAAGAGATTCAAATCCATGCGGGAGGTGATGAAGGAGAAAGGTGTACTCAAGGACTATCTGAAGAACCACAAGTATGACCCAGCCAGCAAGTACTTCACCAACTTTGCTGTTGCCTATGAACCCCTGGATAACTACATGGAT ATGTCCTACTATGGGGAGATCAGCATTGGAACCCCGCCGCAGAACTTCCTGGTTCTTTTCGACACCGGCTCCTCCAACCTGTGGGTGCCATCTGTGTACTGCCAGAGCCAGTCCTGCA CCTCCCACACGATGTTCAACCCCAACGCTTCCTCCACTTACACTTCCAATGGACAGACCTTCTCTCTGCAGTACGGGAGCGGCAGCCTCACGGGGATCTTTGGCTTCGACACTGTGACC ATCGAAGGCATTTCCATCACCAACCAGGAGTTTGGCCTGAGCGAGACCGAGCCTGGCACCAACTTCCTCTACTCTCAGTTTGACGGGATCCTGGGGCTGGGCTTCCCTGCCATTTCTGCCGGCGGCGCCACCACCGTCATGCAAGGCCTCATGCAGGAGAACCTGATCAGCGCCCCGCTCTTCAGCTTCTACCTGAGCGG GCAAGAGGGCACTCAAGATGGTGGTGAGCTTGTCTTCGGAGGGACTGACTCCAATCTGTACACTGGTCAGATTGTCTGGACGCCCGTCACCCAGGACGCTTACTGGCAAATTGGAATTCAAGG GTTCTCGGTTAATGGAcagtccaccggctggtgcagcaGCGGCTGCCAGGGGATTGTGGACACCGGAACGTCCCTGCTCACTGCCCCACAAGCCATCTTCTCTCAGCTGATGCAGGACATAGGTGCTCAGCAGAACAGCTATGGTGAG TACGAGGTGAGCTGCAGCAGCATTAGCAGCATGCCAACCATCTCCTTCACTATCAGTGGCACGAGCTTCCCGCTGAGCCCATCTGCCTACGTGCTCCAG AGCAACAGCAGCCAGTGTGAAGTGGGCATTTCACCCACTTATCTGCCCTCCCAGAACGGGCAGCCCCTCTGGATCCTGGGTGATGTCTTCCTCCGGTCCTATTACTCTGTGTACGACATTGGAAGCAATCAGTTGGGCTTTGCCCCAGCTGCATAA